Below is a window of Quercus robur chromosome 6, dhQueRobu3.1, whole genome shotgun sequence DNA.
TTAATGCATGGCACACCACAACCACATTCTTGTGGTGGAGTGTTATCTAGCTAGGGTTCTAGCATACTTAAAAACCTAAACTCATCCCAGGACATGAACTTTATCTTCTTTTAACCTTTTCCAATCTTGTTAAAACTTCAATGTCAGTTTACGCCAATATATATTCACGTGTTGAAGTTACTAAAAATGTACTCTAATTATCTTCAGTTTAAATTCAAAAGTCATTACTCTAACTCAGTTACTCTGATTACCTAATAAtctcatcatatatttatataaattcatTGAACACATACATTTATGATGTCAATCTATATAAACAATTACATAATTATACTAAGGATAAGGCAAATAAAAACCTATCCAACCAGATGTTTGGCTTCATCATAATTTATTACTAAGATTAACTTCTGAGAATATATTTTGTTGCTTAAGTAGGGCTTCGGCTTGTTATAACTTTATTGAAGCCAAATATTTCCATTCAAATGAAATGACTTAGAAGGTTATTGGATAAGCTTTACGTTTGGTGCCGGCATCACAAACGACAGTAGGTGATGAAGATGTTTCATACATATGGGTTGGAGAAATTTGTACATGTTCAGGTCCACCTTCCCATTATTGTCTAATTTGTTGTTCTCAGCCTTGGAAGGCTTTGTTTGTTCTGTAAAAAGAATGTGACATGACGACGATGTTTAATCCCATGCTAGTCATTATGTCAGAATTGCGAGTCCTATGATTGGTTTTAATAAATTGATTCAGCTGAGCACTATGGTGATCTAACCTAGATAGAGCACTGGACTTTTAAATGAGTTTGAAGGACCATGTGATGTAGTATAGGAGCATGAGAGGTTCGTAAATTCTACTGTCTGCTAGCGTCAAGATTGATACTTCTGTATATATTCCAAAACTGAAAGTCAAATCTGTCTTGCAGCTCTGCAATTGTCAAGATACATAATGGAATAGACCTCTCCCTCCCTTAGTGTCAACAGCGTTTTTTAGCAAATTAAACAACTCAAAACTTTGGCGTGGGTGGAAAGGCAACAACCCACAATTTACTAGTTACTAAGAGAACTTAAGAATAAAACTCTACGAGGTATCTAACGGTGGACTCTTTGATGTGAGGCATGAcataattttagagattttaagTTCAATTCACTATATATTATCGGTCATGGGATTTTATGAGCAGAGATTGGTACagaggttgagagagagagagcttgtcAAGCTTGTTGATGTAGAGTCACTGAAATATTACTAGCGGACACAATTAAATCTTCAGCCCATCCAAGTCCATATATTAGACAATAAAGTTAGCTGGGTTTATGTTTAGGCCCAAATCTGAGGCCGATTACAGACATACGTAATCAGTGTGAAGCCAAATACGAGCCCACAATTTGAGGAAAGGTTATGCAGCCCAGGACGAGGACATTATTTGTTTCAACAAATTAGACTCCCACAAGCCCACAACCCAAAATAAATTAGGCTGATTAATATGGGAATCGAAGGCAATTGTGAAATGGCATACTAACAACTTATGTAAAAGGTGGAGGTGACTAAAATTTTCATGTACAAGTAAATTATTGCTATAATTGCTCCGCTAGATCAAATTACAAGTTCCTTAATCGTTTGATCTTTAATCGTGTTGGGTAAAAACCTAACTTTAATGTCTAATATCATGTTGGGTACTTTGAACCTGCAATtgcattgatttgtttttgagagagagagagagagagagattcaatCTATGATGTTCTTGCCTTCTATTATCAGACTCaaacaccaattgatttttggtgtaggtgagTTTGAATCTCATCtcttttatttaacaataagAAATTATACCAATTGAGCTCACTAAAACCAATTAACATTGTCATGTGTTAATAAAGTAAGtacatttattttaatgtattactTATCTATATGAGaagaatttatatgattatttttctgAAAGTGATGTGAAGTTGTTATAaacaatttatttgaaataaatgtagtgtaaaaaaaaaaaaaaaaccaaaaaaggaaaCTTAGGGTGCAAAAGCTTAAATTTGTGTCATATGTcacttttcttaaaaaattagtGTCAAAAGTCTTGTGACTCAATTGGCAACTCCCATGTTTCCAATGAAGATATTTAAGGTTCAAGTCCTCCTCCTCCATTGTAAGtattgaattgtttttttttttttttaaaaattgaaatatttcatCTTGAGTGATGGTGGAAAGAATACAAATTTTAGAAGTGATTATCGTTTTGGTCACTAAATTTTGCCTTATGTGTCAAAATGATTCCTAACATTTGAATGTGCCAGTTTAGTCTTTAATATTTTGGTGTTGTGTTAAAGCAGTCTCTGGCTAAtgatgatattaaaatattatattttataccaCCTAAATATTTAGGGACCATTTTAACTTCACAatactaaaatagtaaaattttagGGATCATTTTAACACATAAAACAAACGTTATAAACCAAAATGGTAATTAAACCCAAATCTACTAGACAGGTCTCACCAAATGATGTGCCGCTTCCCATAAAAAAaggggaaataaaaaagaaaagaaaagaaaaagaaatgatgtgccaccaataaaaaatgaataaaaattcaaGTACTCATCTATTTACTTATTGAAGTGGTACAAATTACATTTATTGCCATGTaatcattttttgtttggagACAATATTGCCATATCAGTTTGAAAGTTActtgtagtaaaatttgaagCCTTTTGCCTCTCACATTAAtgcatttatataaaaatatttttgataaatatcaaatttcattaaagaGAAGATCAAAATTCCATGCATTCCTTATAGAAGTACGGATGGAAGAACAtatatcaaaacattaattaattcattgccatatatatatatatatatatgattttacgTATATATGATCTtagaatatatattaataaactattttaagaaattttttataagaaaagaaaaagaaaaattgactaacattactaaatatataatttaattatttctaaaagTATACATTTTTAACTTTCTATCTCAACATATTTATTGCTACGTATTAAATGGGGgtaaatacatttattttttttcccataaaagtaacatttatttccatttaaagaataaaaaactactAGCCAGAAGATCTTTTTCCAAGTTCCAACATATACTTGGGTGGAGTAAAGTGACTTTGCTCAAGGACCTTGGAGATCTTGGTATTTTTCAGATGAAAGAAAGGAACCCTGCCATTCTTGCCAAATTGTGTTAGAGAATGGCATAGGACTTTGAAGCTCCATGGGTCCAAATGCTAATTAAAAAGTACCTTACTCAATCTAGAATCAGTGAAAAAGGAAGGAGGTATAGTTGCCTGCATATCTTGTATTTGGACAGTGTGCAAAGATGGAGGTATAGTTCTCAATAAATGCTTAAAATGGTCCATTTCTAATGGAGATTTTGCTTGTCTGTGGGGTGATTTCTGGCTGTCATTAGGCCTTAAAGGAACCAAATTGAACCTCTCAGTCAAGGATTTTATTGTTTCTGGAATTGGGGTGTCTTTCATCTTGCTTAAAAGAGTTATACAGGAAATAAAAGGTATCCCCTCCTTGCTTCAAGCCCGGGTCAGGATGATAAACTAATATGGGCTTTCTCCAAAGATGGGTCCTTCTCCTTAAAATGAGCTTACTTGCTTGCAAAAGATTCAACTCTTTTGAATCTAGAGGCTTCTCCTAGCTTGTGGCCTGTGGGTTTGGAAAAACAGTACTACactaagaataattttttttggcattgCTCTCATCATGGCATTCCTACAAGAGAAGTTTTAGGTTCAAAGGGTTTTAATCTTTAACCCCACTTGTGATCTGTGTGGATTATAAACCAAGTCTATTACTCATGTTTTGAGAGTGGCCAAAAAAGTTTAGGAAGCTCTAGGTATCCATGATACTAGGCATGATTTTTTTGGGCAGCCTCTTTTGAACTGGTTGAAAAGGAATTGTGAATTTGAAGATAATTTAAAGCATGCTCATATTCCCTTGGAAGATTTTGTTTCCTCAAGCCATATGGCTTACTTGGCTTCACATAAATGTAGTTTTGTTCCAAATTGGAAAGGCTAAGAACAACATCCACTCCCACTTTATAAAGAAAGAAGCAGAGTTCTATGCAATTGTAGCAAATAGCTTTAACAAACCACCAAGAACCCAGGTGCAAGTGAAATGGAATTATTCCATATAAGGATGGGTGAAGCTCAACACTGATGGATTGCTAATGGGGAGCTCCAAGATGGCTGGTGGAGGTGTTGTCCTTTGTAATAGTGATGGTGATTGGATCTTGGGTTTTACAAGGGATTTAGGGACCATTTCTAGGATCATGCTGAACTCTAGGCCTTTAAGATAGGATTTAACAACAATAATGTTGAAATGGATGTTGAAGTTCTCATCTATTAACCTTATGTTGGAACCctttaatttgatttgattgcAAGAACTTGATGAGAAACTTCTTTAAATCCACAATGACTTATATTTTTAGAGAAGTTAATAAATGTACTGgcaatttagttaaaattagtGTTGTACAACTTTTAGGCTCTCTTAATTTGAATGATCCACCGCCTATAGTGGAATCTTTGCTAACTTTTGATAAAGTCAAGTAATTTTGTAATAGACTTGTTTGTgactatttaataatttataattttcaaattttatcctATTCCACCCAAAATGactataatttttcatttcaattagTTAGCCAGTACGAATCACTCTTCTATTTCATCTTGTTTAAATTTTGGCCCATTTTGCTTCATTCCACCCATTTCGATTAATTCCACTAAATTTCATCCGGTATGATGATTTTGGCTGGTATGTAAAcgaatcattatttttttcctaaactcattttttttattacttcacttaaatatgaaatattattattattattattattattttcctttaataatgtgtttttcttgtttACTTTACTCACGTAAAgcattttttcttcattaatatatatatactcatatatGACATGTTATGTACTTATATTATATAGCAAAAACATTAAGAGTGTATaccatttgattttgaattaataatttaatatggtATAATAATATCATGTAaggcagatttttttttttttttttttttttttttaagaaaccaTTTGATGCAGACTTaggtatatataatatatacataaCTTTAGCAGCATCCTCAAAACGATAAGTTTAAATATGTCGATACTAAAATCTTCCATTCTAATGGACAAACTGAGTCCGGTTTGAAGCGGTATTCAAAATATTAGTTAGTATAATGCTAATGTTTGTTTTAGCTAAAATTGGTGTTGTTTAACTCTTAGACTTATTCTCCTTATTTTGAATGATTCTTGGTTTCTTTGCTGGCTTAGGATAAAATTGATCTATTTTGTAACCACTTAATTAATAGTATATAGATCATGTTTAAAGTCTAAACCAAAAAAGTACCCAAAAGTGtcgatcttaaaaaaaaaaaaaaaaaacaaaaacctttgGTAAGTCTAAGGACAACCTCACCTAGTCCTAGATGCGTTCCCAGCAGAGATTCGTACTCTTTGTCTTCCTACTATTCCTCCAATTCTGCAGCTCAATCTCCACATCAAATCCACACCCTGAGTTCCCATGCAAGCCACACCACCATAACTCCTATCCCTTCTGCAACACTTCCCTTCCCATCACCACCAGAGCTCagtctctcctctctctcctcACACTCCCAGAAAAGATCCAACAGCTCACAAACAACTTCACTGGCATCAAAAGGCTCGGCATACCCGCCTATGAATGGTGGTCTGAATCACTCCATGGTATTGCCACCAATGGCCCTGGAGTTTCCTTCTCTGGCACCATACCTTCTGCTACTAACTTCCCTCAAGTCCTTGGCACAGTCGCTTCTTTCAATAGAAGCCTTTGGTTCTCCATTGGATCGGCCATTGCTGTTGAGGCCAGAGCGATGTACAATGTTGGTCAAGCTGGGTTGACATTTTGGGCACCTACTATCAATATTTTCAGGGACCCCAGATGGGGGAGAGGCCAAGAGACACCAGGGGAAGACCCTATGGTCGCTTCAGCTTATGCTGTGGAGTTTGTGAGGGGCTTTCAAGGTGGGAAATGGAAAGGTCAACGCAGAGATGGGTCTGGATGGAAAAGAGTGTTGAAAGGGGATGATGGGAGTGAAAGACTAATGGTCTCTGCTTGTTGTAAGCATTTCAATGCTTATGACTTAGAAAAGTGGCACAATTTTAGTAGATATAGCTTCAATGCTGTGGTAAGACTCATTATTCTTGTTTTTGTAATAGTATGTAAGTTAATTTCAACTGGGTTTAGTTTGTTTTAGCTTTGATTGATATCACTTTGGTTGGTAGGTTTCTAAGCAAGATTTGGAGGACACTTATCAGCCGCCATTTCGTAGCTGCATTCAACAAGGCAAAGCAAGCTGCTTAATGTGTTCTTACAATGCAATTAATGGAGTTCCTGCGTGTGCGCGAGGAGATCTCCTACAAAAAGCTCGATCTGAATGGGACTTCAACGGgtaaagattttttaaaagcTCTTTATTTGATATGAATGATAAAATTGCACATTCAAATATGATTGATTAGAAGACTCATAGGCATGCCCATTGGTGGCATTACATACAGATATATCACCTCAGACTGTGATGCTGTGGCCACAGTTTTTGAATATCAGAATTACACAAAAACCGCAGAGGATGCAATTGCTGATGTCCTAAAAGCAGGTCTTTATAACTGTTAATTTTGATTATAGTTCACAATTTCTAGTGATAAATCCAATTAGTGGATCTTTCCCTGCAAAAGTTACAATGTATGCTCTAATTGTAGGAACGGATATAAATTGTGGAACATATATGCTCCGAAATACAAAATCTGCTATTGAAAAAGGGAAGGTGAAGGAAGCAGACATAGATAGAGCTCTTCTCAATCTTTTCTTGGTTCAACTCCGTCTTGGGCTGTTTGACGGAGACCCCAGAAAAGGGAAATTTGGAAAGTTGGGACCTCAAGATGTCTGTAACTCCAAGCATAAGACACTGGCACTTGAAGCAGCAAGGCAGGGAATTGTTCTtctgaaaaatgataaaaagttCCTGCCTTTAGATAAAAATGTTGTCAATTCAATAGCTGTTATAGGTCCAATGGCAAACAATGCAAGCTTACTTGGCGGTGGCTACACCGGTATGGTTTCTATTATGATTTAAGTGTGTAGTTAATGGGTTCATAAAAGTTTTCATTGATCATGCTAAGATTTTATTTACGGTTTTTTGTACATTTCCAAAATCTGTTTTCTGATTTATTGCTCACAATCAATTGTTGCCATGGAAGCAGATTAAGTACTAATTCACAAGTTAGTTATCCAATTTTGGGAACAGTATGAATGACTACATATGGATTGTGGATTTATCACAGACCCTTCTCTTTGACTACAGCATGCCCCTCCTTCCCCCATtcaatctttatatatatatatatatatatatatttctgaaCTATGCTCAATGTTAATGCTTATATTTGTTGATACTTCTCAATTGTGCAGCTTTAAAATGTTTAgaagtataaataaataaaatgaaaatagaactTCATATTGGAAACTGATCTAGAGGCTTTTTGGCGGTTTATTAATTGTGTAGGAATTCCTTGCAACCCAAAGAGCCTTTCTGAGGGATTTCAGGCATACATAAAGAAGACATCTTATGCAAAAGGTTGCTTTAATGTATCTTGTGATTTTGATAATGGATTTGATGAAGCAGTTCGTACTGCCAAAGAAGCTGATTTTGTTATCCTAGTCGCTGGGCTGGATTTGTCCCAAGAAACAGAAGATCATGACCGAGTTAGTCTGCTCTTGCCTGGTAAACAGAAGGCCCTTGTATCCTCTGTGGCCGCTGCAAGTAAAAAACCTGTGATTCTAGTTCTTACTGGTGGTGGACCCCTTGATGTATCATTTGCGGAAGAAGATCCATGCATTGCAAGCATTCTCTGGATTGGTTACCCTGGTGAAGCTGGAGGAAAAGCACTTGCAGAAGTCATCTTTGGAGATTATAATCCTGGTTGGTATCAGAaactttaaatttgttttaaaggAATATGTATGCACCTCAAGATCATAAATTATCCTTAGCATAACATCTAAACTTATGAATCGATCCTCTTGAATAGTATCACTGCCAGAAGTACAGAAGCAATAACCAACACAATATTATTaaaccttagtcccaaaataTTGGGGTCAACTATGAATTCTCAACAAATTATTAGGGTcagccacatgtattcttttccgcCATTCTATTATGGCCAGAAGTAATAACCAAGTGGTAATGAAATGAGTCAATCTCTGCAATTCTCACATGATTCGGAGACAGACTCAACTGTAAATGCCATGACAGAGGTTTACTTGTTTTATATTGCTGTGTAAAATGATTTAAGATTGTCTCTTGCTCTGCGGAAGCTAAATACTTCAAAGTTTTTAAAGCAGAAGTTTGTTGTTATATTTGGATGTGAATAACAGGTGGAAGACTACCAATTACTTGGTATCCTGAGGCATTCACCGGCATACCCATGAATGATATGAACTTGCGGGCTGATCCTTCTCGTGATTATCCTGGAAGAACCTACAGATTTTACACTGGACATAGAGTCTATGGATTTGGACAAGGCCTAAGCTACACCAATTATACCTACAAGTTCTTATCAGCACCAAACAAAATAAGTTTATCGGGATCTCTCAAGTCTGATTCCAGCAAAAATGTACTGCACGAGGTAGGAGATGAACTTGGTTTTATTCACATTGATGAGGTGGAATCTTGCAATTCACTAAGATTTTCTGTTCAAATTTCTGTTATGAACCTGGGTGATATGGATGGAAGCCATGTTGTGATGTTGTTCTCTGAAgtgccaaaaaaatttaaaggcaCTCCAGTTAAACAGCTAGTTGGATTTAATCGTGTGCATACTTTGTCACATGGATCTACTAAAACAAGCATCTTAGTAGATCCTTGTCAACATCTTAGCTTTGCAAATGATCatggaaaaatgatattgcCCTTGGGTAAGCATAAACTAATGTTGGGAGATTTGGAACATTTTATTTCAATTGAAACTGATTGAGGCctattataattcaaaattgcACCTGTTATTGGAAATAAGCATCAATCTTGTTATTGAAGCATGGACTTTATTTTTGGGGGTGAGAAGCATGACATTATTTGAAAGGAAATATGGTGTCATTTAATACACTTTCAGATAACGAAGTTAATATTTCATTGGCTTCCAGATTCTGGAATGTTTGTTGTtgtaaatatataacaagtgtTATCGATTGAATTTAACTATTTAAATGCATAAAGTACATGATGGGAGCCCAGAAGTTGAAACTAAGACCATGGAAATGATGCAAAAATCAATGGCCTTGGACATGGATATTGGATAGGGACCTGAAAACCAAATGAGTTGAAAAGGTAAATGAGATTGAATTTCACAAGAGAATCATGGTTGTCTAAACTCTTGTCACCTGCAATGCTTGCTAGAGTGGAAAAGGTAATGTCCAAAATGTATTCAGTTATTAAATTTTTCCTCATTAAGGGATAAAATGATACATTCGACTGTCTTTATACTAATCTGGATGATCATTTGGTAGTGTTAATGCCGTTCTGGTGTATCATGGCAATTGTTTCTTTAAGCCATGAGACACACTCTAGAAGATTAAGCAGATTAAATTCTTATGGAAGGgggaaaggaaagagaagacAAGAATGAACTGTAACCCAGCTTAATTTGCTTGTCATAAGCTGTTCTTGTTGAGTATAAGGACTTCTTACTTTGTTTAATCATTATGATAATCCATGGAAATTAATGCGAACTCAGGAACTTCTCACTTTGTATCATGGAATATTTGATAATTGAAAGTGAAATCCGCATTATGCAAATATTTGTGGTATGCAGTACTTCTATTCCCAGCAAATATACAGGTTTTGCTGAATATCaactttttaaattacaaattgatgAATTAACTCTGATGGAGAAGGGGAATTTGAATCTAGTTGTCTCATTTAGAAATATCAAGAACTACAAGGctctttcttctccaaaaaaaaaaaaaggaactacAAGGATCTTGACATAAGATGttaattcttatataatttattttattttatttttctaaaatctcATTTCATTTTGGGGATAGAAACTATGGACGAGGACTGCttgaataattttttcactacaaaaaattgaattatggTGGGTAGACACCTCTTTTGTTTTGAATATGTTATGAGATCTTGTTATGCACAAtataatgctaaaaaattcagtcAAGATACCAATACAATGTAATGCTAACCTATCATCAAATTTGAAGTCTTTCTTCTTGACCAATCCCGCTCTTAATATTTTCTTTGCCtgtttttctatatttattatttacaaGTAGATAAAGAGTattcaaaaactaaactaataaattaacCCACCCACATTTAACTTAACAATTAGCCCACCCTTACTTATTTATCCAACtcctaataataaaaatacaataaagaCTTCCTAtgcattttttaattgaagagttcaaataataattgattttgataCGATTTTTGCAAAAAAggacacataaaaaaaaataataaaaggaaaacatgATTGACagggtgaagaaaaaaaaaagagtaatttagCAAACCGTtcgaaaatgattttttttttttttttttttttttttgagcaagcATTCGAAAATGATTGAAAACTTTATTCGTGTGGACAGAGCAGAAGTCCATTTTAATGAGTAATAGCTTTTATTAAAAGAGGTCTCCTATTGCTGTCAAAGTATAAAcagttttggatttttcttCCATAGCCAAAGCATATCTGCGTTTGGATTGAGCTGCTTGTGTCTGCGTCTgcgttttgtttgtttgtttgtttgttttttttttttttttttttttttttttttcacgcgtttttcagattgcggttactgttcatataCTGTTCAataaacagtaaccgcaaactttgacttttcaaactttttttggaccaatcagtgcacatcgtgtactgttcacagatccacaaatttcacttttcaacaacttttttattacaaatgggtcttacggtactatttacacatttaaaaattatttcgctacagtgtttttcggttttcagtttcagttttcaattttcagctgtatccaaacggatcctaATCTCTAAAACGCCTACAAAGTACAAAGGCACTTTTTGCTAAAGTCATTGTAATAAACAACTGTGGGGCCTGAGAAttcagggcccaagcccattatACATCAAGGCCCAAGGGCTCAGCCCAAGGAAGgattcctcctcggacaggcCAGGCTGAGGAGAAAAGGACGCATCAGACCACTCCATGAAAGAGGATAAGTACTAAGAAGGAAAAGGACAAAAGGAAGCATGTAAATATCCAAGAAAAAGCTGCTACCAATGCATTAAGTGTTCTGCAACTAAAGGAACCCTGCTAAGCAGCCTTTACACCACCCCCAATGACTTTAGggatgggctgatgggacaagtatcaggaCCATAAATACAACtctacacgtggaccctaaagagtGGAGGGaaacgagtataaaaggaaactaaAGCCAAAGGGGGGGGAGAGGGCAAAAACGTAGAGCCTCCCATCCCATctctaggagaaagactccaggggtgaaaacaccttaacaatgtatgcacaccacaaaaaacccactgccgggtaaccgggggaagaacctaatgctcctcggactaaatccgaggagtccaatccctcaggTTACGAAGCCGTAGAGCTTGGATGTTCAGGTTGAACCCTTTTTTACATGAGTTCGCCTAAAATCAGGTCCGGACCATCACCCcatgatcaaaggcaagccttttaagcccactctctacaaatcatattgtgagggatttttcatgtgcgagcccaacgttatTTTTGGGCCGTccaataatcgtgtccctacaacaaCCATTAGTATTAATTTAAGGGTTTGGTTAATGTATGTCCTTAGAGCACatattaatcatttattttttaaaatattttataaggaattgaaaaaactattaaaaaagttggtaactttttcattttttcataaaaattttcctaaaatgatttaCTAATGTATGTACTAAGAGTatacattaataaaatccttGATTTAAAACTCTACTGGGGAATATCAATCCATTTATGAGCAATATCTTTACACAATTACTCATCATAATTATAGAAGTGGCTTtggctttttttgtttttttactaaGCAATAATTCATGCaatacacaaataaataaataaaaatctaacacaatatgatttttatttctcttttatttatttattatttaaatatgaaatttaataattttgatttttattaatagacatttattataataatgttTATGCATAGATGATGGAACTATATACTCTAGCATTTCTCATTTTTATACTTGTCTTTGTATgtgaaattatatattctactatttaaaaaaaatgatgtactAAGATTCTTATTGGgtttataaaatagaataaaattaaagtaaattaaATCATGACagtgtaaaattgtaaaatcatAAAAGTTTATATGACACAATATCATGAGTTCAATTACAAGTCAAAGAACTTTAATTTTATATCTTCTAGTTAAGAGAAGCGctatgttcataatattttcacaacaaattataggtggtaagttgttattgattttaatttaaacttatcattgaaattactttttcgTCTATTAATAATAACTCATAATAACCTgacacttaagatttattgtgaaaatattgtataaaagttataaacatagcatttttttagttaaagattaatttttataaaaattaatctaCCATTTCATTTAATCAAGGATGTGCTacattcttctcaaaaaaataaaataaaataaaa
It encodes the following:
- the LOC126733002 gene encoding probable beta-D-xylosidase 6, which produces MRSQQRFVLFVFLLFLQFCSSISTSNPHPEFPCKPHHHNSYPFCNTSLPITTRAQSLLSLLTLPEKIQQLTNNFTGIKRLGIPAYEWWSESLHGIATNGPGVSFSGTIPSATNFPQVLGTVASFNRSLWFSIGSAIAVEARAMYNVGQAGLTFWAPTINIFRDPRWGRGQETPGEDPMVASAYAVEFVRGFQGGKWKGQRRDGSGWKRVLKGDDGSERLMVSACCKHFNAYDLEKWHNFSRYSFNAVVSKQDLEDTYQPPFRSCIQQGKASCLMCSYNAINGVPACARGDLLQKARSEWDFNGYITSDCDAVATVFEYQNYTKTAEDAIADVLKAGTDINCGTYMLRNTKSAIEKGKVKEADIDRALLNLFLVQLRLGLFDGDPRKGKFGKLGPQDVCNSKHKTLALEAARQGIVLLKNDKKFLPLDKNVVNSIAVIGPMANNASLLGGGYTGIPCNPKSLSEGFQAYIKKTSYAKGCFNVSCDFDNGFDEAVRTAKEADFVILVAGLDLSQETEDHDRVSLLLPGKQKALVSSVAAASKKPVILVLTGGGPLDVSFAEEDPCIASILWIGYPGEAGGKALAEVIFGDYNPGGRLPITWYPEAFTGIPMNDMNLRADPSRDYPGRTYRFYTGHRVYGFGQGLSYTNYTYKFLSAPNKISLSGSLKSDSSKNVLHEVGDELGFIHIDEVESCNSLRFSVQISVMNLGDMDGSHVVMLFSEVPKKFKGTPVKQLVGFNRVHTLSHGSTKTSILVDPCQHLSFANDHGKMILPLGKHKLMLGDLEHFISIETD